The Akkermansia muciniphila genome includes the window CAGTTCCTCCTGGGAGTCGTCAAAGAATTTGTTGACGGCCACCACCACGGGCCGCTTGTAGTGGGCGGCGGCGTCCAGATGGGCGTCCAGGTTGGCGAGGCCTTTTTTCAGTGCGGCCACGTCCGTGTTTTTCAGGTCCGCCAGGGCGGTGCCTCCGTGCATTTTCAGGGCGCGCGCCGTAGCTACGATCACGATGGCCGCCGGGTCCAAGCCGGACTGGCGGCATTTGATGTCCAGGAATTTTTCCGCACCCAGGTCAAAGGCGAAGCCGGCTTCCGTGACGGCATAGTCACCGAAGTGCAGGGCCATTTTGGTAGCCAGCACGGAGTTGCAGCCGTGGGCGATGTTGGCGAACGGGCCGCCGTGCAGGAAGCAGGGCACGCCTTCCACGGTCTGCACCAGGTTGGGCATCAGGGCGTCTTTCAGCAGGGCCATGACGGAGCCGGTAATGCCCAGTTCCCGCGCGAACACGGGCTTGTCATCCGACGTGAAGCCGATGACGATGCGGTTGATGCGGTCTTCCATGTCCTTGTAGGAGGTAGCGAGGCAGAGGCATGCCATGATTTCCGAAGCCGGGGTGATGTCAAAGCCCGTTTCACGCGGAAAGCCCTGCTTGTTAAGTCCCACGATGACGGAGCGCAGGGAGCGGTCATTCATGTCCATGACGCGCTTCCAGGTGACTTTGCGTTCGTCAATGTTCAGCGTGTGGAAGAACATGGCGTTGTCAAGGATGGCGCTGATCAGGTTGTGGGCGGACGTGATGGCATGGAAGTCCCCCGTGAAGTGCATGTTGATTTCATCCGGAGGCGTCAGGGAGCTTTTACCGCCGCCGGTGGCACCGCCCTTGCGGCCGAATACCGGGCCCATGGAGGGCTGGCGGAGCGCCAGGCAGGCTTTTTTACCGATGGCCTGCAGTCCCTGCGCCAAACCGATGGAAACGGTGGTTTTTCCTTCTCCGGAAGGGGTGGGCGTGATGGCGGAGACCAGGATAAGTTTGCCGGGAGCGGACGGCTTGTTCAGTACGTCCAGGGAAATCTTGGCCTTGTTGCGGCCGAAGGGGATCACGTCGTTTTCATCGACGCCCAGCTTGTTGACACAATCGGAGAATGCAGGTGTGACCATGAATGCATGATGACGGAAGCCCTCTCTTTTTGCAAGAAGGTTCAGGGGCATTCCGGACCTTGCATAAGGAACCTGCGCCGGATGGATGAACACGGCTTCCACCCTGTGCTCCTGAAGTGGGCCGGGCCATTCCGGGGAGCGCCACCGGGAGCCTGTGATGGCCAGCTGCGCCAAGCCGGGGAATTCAGGAACCGGCATCCTGTTTTGCCACATTCAGCACGGGGCGGTAGTGGCCCGTGATGGTATAAAGGAACAGGCAGTCTTCCTCCTGCGTGCCGCAGCCGATGTTGTGAATGATCAGCGGCGTGCCTTCCTCCGTCTTTTTGTCGGAAACGATGCCGATATGGGGAACCGCATCCCCAAGGTTCCAGGTAACCAGGTCTCCGGGCCTGTAGTCCGCCGCTGTTTTAGTGATGGGGACGGACCATCCCTGACGGCTGAAGAAGGTGCGGAGGTTGGGTACCCTCCGGTGGTCAATGCTGCGGTCCGTGGTTTTCAGGCCCCAGTTTTTAGGGTATTTGGAGAAGTGGGCCTTCATATCCTCATGCACGGCTTTCTGAAGGTCCAAGCCAAAGGCCCTCATGGCGCGGATGACCACGTCCGTGCACACTCCGGTTTCCCTGGGAACATCCCCGTTGGGGTAGGGGATGGACTGGTAGCCTCCGTTATAGGAGACCGTTATTCCTATCTGTTCGCGAGCCTTGGCGGCCAGCGCGGCGTTGTCCGCCATCAGGCACGCGGAACAGGAGAGGAGCAGGAGGGAGAGAAGGGCGGGTATTTTCATGGGGTAGCCGGGTGGGGATGGGGAAAATCAGACGAAGCTGGTAAAGCCTATGTCCGGACGGCGCTGCATGCCGTCAAATTTGACCTTCTTGGTTTCATTATGGGCGCGCTGGCGCGCTTCTGACAGGGTTTCTCCCTGCGCCACCACGGCCAGCACGCGGCCGCCGTTGGTTTCATAACAGTTTTTGTCCGCGTTCCATTTGGTGCCCGCGTGGTAAACGGAGGCGTTCACCACGTCGTCCAGCCCCTGGATGCAGTCACCGGAATGGGAGGTTTCCGGGTACCCCCGGGAGGCCAGCACGCAGCAGACGCTCCACCCGTTTTGGAAGGAGATTTCTTCCGGGGTGAATTCCCCCCTGGCTCCATGGAGGCAGAAGGAGGCCAGGTCTCCGGAAAGCAGGGGCATGACAGCCTGGCATTCCGGGTCGCCAAAGCGGCAGTTGTATTCAATCACCTTGGGCCCGTTCGGGGTCAGCATCAGGCCGAAGTACAGGAAGCCGCGGTAGGGCAGTCCGTCCTTTTTCAGTCCGGCTACCGTGGGGGCCACGATTTCCTTTTCAATGCGTTCCAGCATGTCAGGTTCCACGAGCCGGCGTGAGGCCACGGCGCCCATGCCGCCTGTATTGGGGCCCGCGTCGCCTTCCTTGAGGCGCTTGTAGTCGCGCGCCGGGCAGAGGATGAGGTAATGGTCATCCACCAGGGCGCCGAAGATGGATACTTCCGGCCCCGTTAAAAATTCTTCCACCAGCAGTCGTCCTTCACCGAAGCGCCTGTCCGTAAATACTTCCTTCAGGAACGCGTCCGCT containing:
- a CDS encoding formate--tetrahydrofolate ligase, yielding MVTPAFSDCVNKLGVDENDVIPFGRNKAKISLDVLNKPSAPGKLILVSAITPTPSGEGKTTVSIGLAQGLQAIGKKACLALRQPSMGPVFGRKGGATGGGKSSLTPPDEINMHFTGDFHAITSAHNLISAILDNAMFFHTLNIDERKVTWKRVMDMNDRSLRSVIVGLNKQGFPRETGFDITPASEIMACLCLATSYKDMEDRINRIVIGFTSDDKPVFARELGITGSVMALLKDALMPNLVQTVEGVPCFLHGGPFANIAHGCNSVLATKMALHFGDYAVTEAGFAFDLGAEKFLDIKCRQSGLDPAAIVIVATARALKMHGGTALADLKNTDVAALKKGLANLDAHLDAAAHYKRPVVVAVNKFFDDSQEELDAIVAHCAERGIPCAIADIFSQGGEGGKDLAQMVVEAAETPSTPFKPLYESALPVEEKLNIIARSIYGADGVELTPAAKKKLTQFEASRLTDLPICMAKTQNSLSDNSRLRGRPTGFTVTVRDFEIANGAGFLVALCGEIMRMPALPVSPNAMHIYLDNKGNVQGL
- a CDS encoding DUF1287 domain-containing protein; translation: MKIPALLSLLLLSCSACLMADNAALAAKAREQIGITVSYNGGYQSIPYPNGDVPRETGVCTDVVIRAMRAFGLDLQKAVHEDMKAHFSKYPKNWGLKTTDRSIDHRRVPNLRTFFSRQGWSVPITKTAADYRPGDLVTWNLGDAVPHIGIVSDKKTEEGTPLIIHNIGCGTQEEDCLFLYTITGHYRPVLNVAKQDAGS
- the purD gene encoding phosphoribosylamine--glycine ligase, yielding MKIAVIGKGGREHALVKALKESPSAPEMYCFPGSDAINRLATPIPARDLPTLIDWMVSNKVDLCVAGEESYLVKDEGLANACARVGIPCWGPVKESAQLEASKEFAKEFLLRHQIPTGQARVAATLEEAQQFIGGVYPTVLKFDGLAAGKGVAVCMTREEADAFLKEVFTDRRFGEGRLLVEEFLTGPEVSIFGALVDDHYLILCPARDYKRLKEGDAGPNTGGMGAVASRRLVEPDMLERIEKEIVAPTVAGLKKDGLPYRGFLYFGLMLTPNGPKVIEYNCRFGDPECQAVMPLLSGDLASFCLHGARGEFTPEEISFQNGWSVCCVLASRGYPETSHSGDCIQGLDDVVNASVYHAGTKWNADKNCYETNGGRVLAVVAQGETLSEARQRAHNETKKVKFDGMQRRPDIGFTSFV